The genome window AATCGGGGCTCATCCGGTGGAGGCCGCGTCCGTCGCGACGGCTTCTTAAACGGCGCCCCGTCACCGTTTGGCCTTCTACCTCGCTGCTCCCTCGTCCACCTCTCTTTCTCGTCCTCTCGTTTGTCATCCCTCGCGGATTACACCGCCCGCATGAAGACGGCGATCGTCGTAGAAGCTCCAAGGCTGTGCTATTCTTCCATCGTTTTAACCCTCTTCGTCTCTTTCGAGCTCCGAAAGGTAATCCTCTGAAGGAGATCCCACCCCAATCCGTTCTTTTCGTGGGTTAGAACAACGTTCGTTTGATCCATCTCTTTCTTGTTTTTGTGGGAGGAATTGGTTAATGGGATCTTTCTGGggaggaagggaagggaaggggaaGGAAGGAATTTGATTTGTTTGGTTGGGGGTTTGGCGGTGGGATTTATGGAATAGAATCGTGAGGGTGTTTTATGGGATGCTTCTGTTGGGTCTTGTGGATCTCCAACCACACCGGATAGATAGGAACGGAAGAGGCGAGGAGGTGATCAAGCGGAGGAAGAGACGGAGAGGGGCGAGGAAGACCACGCCATGGGCGAACCCATACTCACCACCCTGTCCATGGAAGATAATCACCACCGCCGCCACCACCCTCCCTCCACCCTCCTCTCCATGGACCCCGCTGGCTCGCTGGGGATCGCCGTCTCCGCCCGCGACGACTGCGACCATGAGCTCTCCATCATCCAGCAGCGCCAGCAGAGCGTCCTCTCCGGCCCGCCTGACATCAATCTCCCGCTCTCGGTCGACAGGTCCCCTCCGCAGCAGCCCTGGAACCCTGACGCTTTGGACATGTTGGACGTCGGTCTCGGGCCTCAGATCTATGACCCCGAACCGGTCCTCAACCTCCCCAAGGCCGGTGCCGTTGGTGGCGCCGCTGTGTCTCGCAAGTGCGCCAAACGAGGGGACAGCATATGGGGCGCGTGGTTCTTCTTCAACTTCTACTTCAAGCCCGTGCTTGCCGAGAAATCAAAGGGCAAGGTCGTCCGTGACGCAAATGGAGTCTCAGGATTCGACAAGTCCGACCTGCGGCTTGATGTGTTCCTTGTCCAGCATGACATGGAGAACATGTACATGTGGGCCTTCAAGGAGCGCCCGGAGAACGTGCTGGGGAAGATGCAGCTGCGGAGCTACATGAATGGGCACTCACGCCTAGGGGAGCCCCAGTTCCCTTTCAGTGTTGATAAGGGTTTTGTGCGTTCTCATCGGATGCAGAGGAAGCAATACAGGGGTCTGTCAAATCCACAGTGCGTCCATGGGATCGAAATTGTGAGGTTGCCGAACCTCTCTATGGTCTCAGAGGCCGATCGCAAGAAGTGGATGGAGCTCACTGGCAGAGACCAGAATTTCTTGATCCCACCTGAAGCCAGTGATTTTGAATCATGGAGGAATCTTCCAAGCACAGATTTTGAGCTGGAGAGACCTCCACCTCCTTCGAAGAGCGCATCACATCCCAGTTCAAGGAAATTGCCAAATGGGTCAGGTCTCAATCTGTCAACACAACCATCAAACCATGCAGGTGGAGATTGCATGGACCTTTCGCCCGTGTGCAGCAAACGCAGAAAGGATTTCTTTGCCCATGCGGTGAATGAGGATGGTTGTATGTCTGGCACTCCATATTTGGACAGACCTCAAGATATTGAAGTTCATCCAGCTGAACCATCATGGGTAAATGAGTTTACTGGTGTAATGAGGCATGCTTGTGGGCCAGTGACTGCTGCAAAGACAATATATGAGGATAAAGACGGATACTTGATCATGGTTAGCTTGCCTTTTTCTGATCAACAGCGGGTGAAGGTATCCTGGAAAAACAATCTCACACATGGGATAGTGAAGATATCATGTGTCAGTACTGCACGGATGCCTTACATAAAGCGACATGATAGAACATTCAAGCTGACTGATCGTTCTCCGGAGCATTGTCCTCCAGGGGAATTTGTGAGAGAAATACCACTAGCTACACGGATTCCCGAAGATGCTAAGCTGGAAGCTTACTATGACGAATCTGGAACTGTTTTGGAGATAATGGTCCCTAAACATAGCGTTGGACCCGAAGAACACGAGGTTCGTGTTTGTATGCGCCCTCCTCATCTCGGTGCTAATGAACTTTTGTTGACTTGATAGGCTGTGATTTTGTATGTATTGGTTGGTTGCCATGGTCAATTTTCCATTGATTACTAACTCTgaatcataaaaaggaaaatatgaaaTGAAAGTTCATCCTTTCCATGTGTGCTTCTCATGGAACAATGAACTTTGTTTCATTGACTGACTGGTATTTTGTGATGTTCAGTCATGATATAAAGTGGGTTCAGTGGACGTTTGTTCACTTATGAAACACGGTAATGATTTTTTGGTACTTGTTTGATTTCTCCAGTTTATTTCggtacaaggatcaaaattttttTCATATTGCCTGTGATGATTTTGTAGGCACAACTGCTGATTTGTAAAATTCATCAGTGTGTTGGCATATCAGCCCCATCAATTGTAGCTCTTTCGACAAAACAAACAAAAGCATTTTTGTAGTACAAATTGTTAAGATCAGTTTATGTTGGATATTTTCTTCTTATGTTATGTTTGTATAATTTTATGCAGTCTTAAAATGATGACCTATTAAAATTTCT of Musa acuminata AAA Group cultivar baxijiao chromosome BXJ1-7, Cavendish_Baxijiao_AAA, whole genome shotgun sequence contains these proteins:
- the LOC135678851 gene encoding uncharacterized protein LOC135678851, which encodes MGEPILTTLSMEDNHHRRHHPPSTLLSMDPAGSLGIAVSARDDCDHELSIIQQRQQSVLSGPPDINLPLSVDRSPPQQPWNPDALDMLDVGLGPQIYDPEPVLNLPKAGAVGGAAVSRKCAKRGDSIWGAWFFFNFYFKPVLAEKSKGKVVRDANGVSGFDKSDLRLDVFLVQHDMENMYMWAFKERPENVLGKMQLRSYMNGHSRLGEPQFPFSVDKGFVRSHRMQRKQYRGLSNPQCVHGIEIVRLPNLSMVSEADRKKWMELTGRDQNFLIPPEASDFESWRNLPSTDFELERPPPPSKSASHPSSRKLPNGSGLNLSTQPSNHAGGDCMDLSPVCSKRRKDFFAHAVNEDGCMSGTPYLDRPQDIEVHPAEPSWVNEFTGVMRHACGPVTAAKTIYEDKDGYLIMVSLPFSDQQRVKVSWKNNLTHGIVKISCVSTARMPYIKRHDRTFKLTDRSPEHCPPGEFVREIPLATRIPEDAKLEAYYDESGTVLEIMVPKHSVGPEEHEVRVCMRPPHLGANELLLT